The sequence TATTAAATAGAATTTCCAATGGCTTACATATGGAATTTGCAGTATATTTCAACATGTGGTGACTTATAATATCGTGGCCAGACGCTCTTCCTAATTTGAGAATTTTTAAGATATCACAAATCTCATCAGATCGAACAACAAGAGAATCAAGGTAAGAATTTGTTCTATAATTAACTGTGGGGAATGGAATATCCCTATCGTCTATAGTTGAAACAGagcaaaaatatttattcaatatattaGATTTTTCAATATCATCAAGTTCAACATTTCCGTTCTCTGGGTTTATCAATGGTGGAATAACTTCCTGTGAACTagattgtttaaataatttacGAACGAGTTTCCAATATGATTTAGGGTTACTTGTATCAAGTTTATCAATTACATCACCAACATTATCATAGTATAATTCCCTCGCATGCTTTTTCATGTTATTAATCTTGTTTCTTTGGTTTTTATATTTGACTTGGATGGAGGTTGATTTTACACGTTTAAATTCTAAATGAAGTCGGTCTCGTAGTCGCATAGCTTTCCTAAGTTCAGAGTTCATCCAAAGTTTATCATGGGGTCTTATAGTAACTGGTTTTTTTGGGATACATTCTTCAGCAAAAGATAAAAACTGTTCGGTAAATTTAACACTAGCAATATCAACggaatcaaaattttgaaaaaatgaggtccaatcaaaattatttatcaaaacgTTAAACTTATTAAAATCAGCATGCTTGTACGACCACACTTCACGAGTATAAGTATGAGAAAGGTTTACTGGCAcagacaaaaatattacacaagcGTCATGATCGCTAATGGTACGATCAATTGTAATAACATGCGAATCATTACATTTAGAAATATCACTTATCAAAATTGGATCTAGTAAACTGTGTCTTGTTAATCCATGCCTGGTTGGttcattaattacatttgtcAAATCTAGTTCtaacattatttgatataaaacatgattATGTGATAAGGTAAGTAGATCAACATTAATATCGCCAACAATTACCACATTGGATGATATTTCTAAGGCTTTCTCCActgaatatttaaaattttccCAAAAGGGATTTATTCCTTGTTAGCGACGTGTCAGAGTCTTTAGATGTGTACCGTgattatatgtaataatatagtatataaagtatatattcGCTCAGTATTCGCTCAGTCGACATCGTTGGTAAGCTGATGCTAGCTTGTGGAGATGTATTTAATTTTCTTCAAACATTGACTAGTGTACTCCTAACGCGTAATATGGCTGTGTGTTTAATTATTCTGCTCCTGTGGATGCAAGGAGGGGAGGGGTGGGGTTGGAGTTGAAATATTGAGTAGGCCTACTTaacttttaacaaaataataaaagatataGTATTTAAACTGAAATACGACAGGTAGATGAAAAATTGTAGCATATTTTCCAATCTTCTACATATGTTTCTAATACTAAAGCTTTCctttggagaattttaagttaagggatttcttaaatttaaggaatgttcatgaaactgtgCCCTGATTAATTTAATCCTACAGGTAAGcctacatttttgtatatgagTGGGATCTGGCACAGGTTTTCAAACTTATGTATAAATAGCTTTTATAGCCCTTTCCCAATTCAGTTTTTAAAAATACGTAATAAATATATACGAGATGACATTTGAAATACTTTtggaagagagagagaaaaactAGAATGGATAGGACgaatatttctatattattagttttaacGTTCAGAACAAGATGTAGTCTCTTCTAGACGTGGAAATTTAAaaagcgattttttttttatcaactaAATATCAACAAAGACATTTTCTAGCATTTTCATCTTatctcggagaaatttccggcaatCTTTCGGAAATATATTGCAAcaatcgcgacatctcggagtaatttccgtaaatcttcggaaatatatatgttatatttccgaagattaccggaaatttctccgaggggtgatattgtaacacatCGAGAAATACCGGAATCAGTCGAATTTAGCCGAATGCCGGAAATGTCCGAGCGATGGATTTGCAGTACTATTGCAAATTTATATCAACCTAGAATTTATAGAAAGAAATACAGTTATTTTAATTGCTGATTAACATGATAAggaaatgtaaaataatgttaaagttTCGCCTCTCCTAATTTATGTTTTCACATGACGTCATTCGTAAGCCAAACGACCTTGCCCTTGTGTTACCGGACGCAAAGCGAGGACGATTTTACCCTAAATAAAAGGTCGATTAATTGAGATAACAAGAACGAAGATATATTGGTGAGTTGCTTTTGATGAAATTGTCACATATTATGACTGCTTGCAATGCTTTGGTGTAATCTAAATCTTACAATTAACTCCAAAACTTGATTCAATAACTGCATTATTCAATGTTGATAACAAAGATGGCGTTTCGGTCACAACACGTGCCGggaaatagaaatattttcaacagTCCTTTTCTGCTCGAATGCATTGAATTTAGTGTTCTACCACTCTATATAAACTACCGCATGTAGCAAACGCGTTCAATCGTTTATAATTCGTGCTGTCAATCGGTTTCagtacaaataaataatttcaagaaACCACAGGTCTTTTCGTCCCAATCTCCGGTGCTTCTGTAGAGTGTACGTAATATAGCTACTTTTGTAGGCCTACAACAGAAGCTACGTAAAATGCAACCATCTAAAGCAACACTCAGGCCAGTGTCTGAATCTGTCTGGATAATAAACATATGACTTATTAATTGTTTACTGGCATTTTCTCGTGATATAGGCCTAATCACAGGCTTAGATTTTTACTCCTTTCTGTTGTCAAGACAGATGAATCAAACAATAACCTGCGAAATGAGACATCCCAGAAAATAGACTCCTCCTACCAATGCTCAGTCACTTAGCAATATATTTccacatatattttatattcacCATAACTTGTTCTCAGAATCATTTTGATTTCTTTGTATAAGTTATTTTCTCCTTTCAAACGGTGAATGATTCCATTTTGggacataattataaaaaagcAGTAACGTCGAACAATCCATGTCAGTTTAGATGATGTTTCTCTTGAAAAAAATTGtagaaaaataatcataaaggAATATGATTATGCAAAAATATTGCTCttacaaaatgacaaaaactacTGCAATTTCAATTATTAGGTAAGTGCATGATGATAGGGCTGTAACGAGTATCCGAGTACTCGAGTATTCacgaattattgagaaagatcgGATACGAATATTGGTTACTCCTGATATTTGGTGGATCGCgatctttcaaaagcaaaaaaatagtaccttctttaatgctgtcatagctcaaaaatgtgaaggaatgtACACTAAAGTCTGAATATCATCGATGTTTTTCACTTTGAAGTAGTCCCGGAAGTACACATGAGCTGcgtgaagtaaagctagcaacatgttattttcgtaCCCACGCTTCGATGCAATGTtgtgaattcttcataaaataataatgataaaacataattatgacTTTTTAGAGATGTATAAAAGATTATTATCGATATTCGTTTTCATTATGGgtcggaaatatgtaaaaatacgaatatattatattaggcAACTGAGAACTGTAGATGTGAACCCCATGTCAAAAACGAAAGGTAGGCTAATTATGAGtcaacaaaatcataaatcacctgattagaaaataaaaactattgGCCTACAACCAAAGTAAATTGTAACTACTCTGCTTATagggttttaattttttttcttaatttcaatgtttttctgtatttgaccaaaataaaagtaacaatgaaatgttttgatattggTGATTTATGACTTaccatgataatgtatatacagtgtaccaGTTCACAGATGGTTTGACTTTGATTCCATGCCGTAATTGATGTGCAAGTAGTATTTTGAGATGAcgttatttcaaaattcaaatgatttgattttttttacagttacagtgactgaaTCCTACTGTACTTCACCTGTAACTCTATTGCTTaatgataaggaatgtaaaactgctaaaattTGGTTTTTAgtatcaatcaaacatttatcaatataataaGACCATTATTGATTTATCCAATAAAAACAGTTTATTTTACTGCAATTGAATCTTTTGCTTGTATCTAACTGGTGATTCGTGGTCCGATCTGTGAATCGTCAGCCCTGAATCGTGGATCGGATCGGGATCGCCACATGTTAGACAATCCACAGCCctacatgatgatgatgagtagAAAAATCAGATGCAGAAATTCCATAGTTTTgtctaaaaaaaaaccttttatcACTTGAGGTCTTTATTTTGAGTGTGGTTTTTGCATTATCGCCAGCATCTGTCGGCACAGGAACAGCTCTCCAAGTACCTGTTGATTTCTTTTGGAAAATCTCTGTGTCTACTGTCTAGAATTATCTCATATGTAGCGGGGTGGACTGGGTTGATCACcgttacattttctcctctcctgttaaacatatgttgatatttttatcaagtttagataattatgatattattttttttatcccccccccccctttgttttgttaaaagaTGGATGACAGATCTAGAGCAATGGTATCAATATTTGACCTGCTAACACTTGATTGGTTACCAAAAATAGATGCTACATATCACATGATCACAAATAGTTATTAGtagcttttaaaatatttcctcattgattattatttaacattaaatgttGAATGATTCAATGACTTGAGTGAACGATTATCATacttatcataattatattattgtaaaattgttaTTGCAGGCTAGCTGTCTACCATGGCACACTTTGTGTATCCGGCAGCCAATGCCCAGCCAGCTGCCGCTTACCCTACTGTCCAGACTGCCTATGTAGCTGCAGCACCACAGGCCGCCTATGCTACAGCTGCCCCGAGGGCTGGACAGGCATACGATAGCTATCAAACAGCACATGCAACCCCTCAATATGCTTACACAACAAGGACACAAGTAGCTGTAACTGTAAGTTTctttgatacagaaaaaatactgtgatatttatgaatatgaaaaattctaaaaatgaaCTCTTTAAAGTTAATGTTTTCCTGATAGTCTCATGTATATTGTTTTCACAAGTagagttttgaaattttactttgcTCACTTTCAGAATAATAGAATCATTATTGCAATGCTTAAACACATATTAAATCTAATACCGATTGCAAGTGAATCAAAATATACTTTTTACACGAGTTTAAATGATCAATTGAATTTCCAGCCTGCTGCTACTTATGACCAAAAAGCCTACTACCAGCCGGCAGCCCCTTCATATACAGCTGCTGAAACCCATTATCAACCAGGTAGAAAATTGTGGAAAATCCAATTTCTTTCCAAAGATGCTGCCACATTTACTTTTAACAGTGTTATTTGAAAccacaaattatttttaagacataattttcaaatgttCATGGTATTTTTATTAGTATTTGATTTAGCCTCACAAATGACATCTCAAAATAATTACTGAACTAAAAAAATTGGAGACATTTTGCAAAATGACCCTGTTTTCATTCAAATATGAattctagtttgtgtgtatcaTTTATGTAAAGACAGAAATCTTGATTTTTGGGGCCCTAATTTCTCCCTTGAATGTTTCAACTATtgcattatttcattatttaatcaGCATCCATTGTATTAGCAGCAGCAGCTAAGCCAGTGTATACCACAGGTGCTGCGTACAGTACACAAAGAGCTGCTGCGCCCAAGGCTCAGACTCAAGTCCAAGTGTCCAGTGCTCCATCCTACGTGTACCCTACCAACTCCACCCCAGCCGTTACCACATACGCCAGTAACTACGCTACCAACACGACATCCAGCAACACAACAGCATATACCACAAAGGGTAAACATAGGTTCCTTAACTATCTAACGAGAGAAGATACGACCAGGAACAAATtgaaaacatatataacttcCAGTATCTAACTATCACATGAAAAATGTGACAAATTAGAGAAGGTAAAACTGTCATATTTTATTAGTGTGGTTTTCCTTTTGTCAAAACAGTTTCTAGAAAAagttttgacattttgatgGATAACCTTATGACTTAATATTTAgagtaatgttttatatgaTTTGTTATTTAGTAGTTCCTTTTCAAgttcaaacaaattttttaaTGGATGTATATTGTTTTGACAGCTAAGAGCACTTAGGGCTTTCAGCAATTGTTAATGCATTTTGTAGTGTTTACATAGGAGTAGATCGATTTGCTTAAcatgcattttattttaattgtgacatcattacacaGAGTCAATTTGGTATAAATCTGAAAATTGTTAATATGTGTTATATTAGTTCTCCGAGTAAATTTGATGATGAGGTTCAATGGTTTATTTAACTTACTGTCTAAATAGTTCTGTAATACATATTGCGTTTGAGCCAGTTTTGAGTCTGTGTAACCTGATGGACACTTGCCTCAGAATAATTGTTTTAACTCATGTAAATATCTATTgtccaaaaatatttaaatgatgtAATGTTGTATGATACAAAATTTGAAGTCAAGTTTTCTTTTATTATCACTCCGAGTCTGTGTTCTTCTATTGTACATATTTTCAACATAATTctaataaattgatataaactttaaaatgaaagtGTTTGGACAATTGGAAAGATGGGTTAGATATGACTATTCTGTTTTGATGTTTAAATCATTAACTCTAAATGATCACAGGCAGTTTGCACATCCCCGTTACCTAAACAAATTTGAGATAGCATTTCTTCTCGTGGTCATACACAATGACTGTCTTATCACCACATCTCCTAGCACCTGTAACTTCCTTGAGCATGCATCAGTGGGTAATTGAAAGTTACCATCTGTTTACATGTTTGGTTTTGGCATTTATCTGTGAATATCAAGTTAATTTATGAGCATGacattctttattaattacaaGGAAGGTCCATTTTGATATCTTTAGAAATATACACGCATATAAGATGAGAAATTTCAACTCTGTGATTTATAAAGCTGTTGATCATGTTTACTTACTAATGCCAGATACTCCTGTAATTTGGCATGTTCCTTGTTTTTCAAAACAGAGAGGTAAAAGTTAGGAAGATAAGATTCAAGTGTTTAAACAAATTACTCTAAATTCTTTTGAAATTCAGTTTGTCATAAACAGATGTtgaaatttcattgaaaactTATGTGCTATAAAAGATGTAGGGTATGTTGAGATGGGTGGGTGATAGAAACAATCATAAACTCAATACTGTGTTCATATTTCAGCGTCCACTGGCACCAACTACAACACCATAAAACAAACAGTACAGCCTGTTGTTATTAAAGGTAGGAGCAGGCTCTTTATGGCAGATCTGTCAAAGCAAATAGCAGCcttgtctatttacatacagGTTCCCTTCTTAATAAAGTCATATTTGATAGTtgtcaaaattatacaaaattgcAGGTAGCTGCATGTCAAGTTTTCTTCTTGCATTGGCTTATGATATGAAAAACTTCAATGCATCTCATTTCTTACAAACAAATAAGATTATTATGCTAGACCTTACTCTAAATCATTGCCATATTTAATTTCAAGGGTATACTATGTGGAGAAtagtttatatcaaaataaacgATACTTTTCATCTGATACTTTCAATTGTTGACAAATGATCCAgaaatgatttatgaaatatttgatttcTACGGCAAGTAAAACAAGATTTTTAGTATCTGTAAAATTGACtataaattgaagtttttttttattcattctcTCCATAGCTAAGaattagttttgttttgttagcATTATGTGTGTAGTTGAGcctatattttattacataaagtaGGTATTTTAAGAGTTTGATGAGTGTCATTGACATGTCCAGTTCTCTATTAGAACTTTCAGTGCCTGGCACTTCATGTCTTCATTTTAAAACCAAATGCAATGTAATCTCCAAAAAATTGTGTATGTTTGGCATCTATGGCTATAAGCAATTTATGGAAAATGGTCACTGAAGTAGTTACTTTTATTAGcataaaaatggaaaataattcCACTTCATTGTAGTAAAGTCATTGTCATAAATGTTTTCTGTGTTGCTGAGACCAGTGGATTTCAAGATTAATCTGATATTGTTATAAACGTACAGCTCACTCTTAATATACCTACAATGTTTCCTTACTCCAGCTTGGGCCTTAGTTGTGCTATCACAGTGTATCTTACAGCTTCATTCATCCATGGAAGAATGCTATGGACAGATGTCCAATGTCAATCTTCTATGGATGATAAATAACTGATCAGTGTTGTCCGTGCTAATCAATAAAAGTGGCCTTCTCCCTGTGCTGTCTCACAATAACAATCATCACTAATACAGTGCTGTTATCCTCAGATATGTTTTTGCCAGATTTTGCCTTGGTGTAAAATTTGGCTCAAATATGTCAtcagaaaaaacaaaaatcactcAACAATAAGCTTAGCTGTAAAACCCTTCTCATTCATGAAAAACTATGAtacttttatttctatatagagggattttataatcaaaatttaGATACTGAATTTTGCTTAAACtcttccttttttttttacatttgacaGGATATGATGCGGCTCTTTACTCTGCTGCAACATCCTACTATCAACAACAGCAGGCTGCCAAAACTCCAACTGGTACATGGCAACTCAAGAAACAAGGTCAACAGGTCGGCAAACCAAAGCCAAAAGTCCCACCGAAACAGCCACAGTTACACTACTGTGATGTGTGTAAAATTAGCTGTGCTGGGCCTCAGGTGGGTTGCATTGTTTTAATATCCACTACATACATATGAATTTCTGTCACCTCAAACATTAAACTGTTTCTGAATTGAAAATAAAGAGGAAAAAAACCAGAATATAAGAATCCTATCTCTAGAAATTTTCATGTTCTATTACTTTTTTCTCTTCCTATAGACGTACAGAGAACATTTAGAAGGTCAGAAGCACAAAAAGAAGGAAGCTGCCATGAAGTCTGGCAACAATTCTCAGCCTGTTGGGCGTGGAGGTCAAAATCAGTTGCGTTGTGAGCTGTGTGATGTTACGTGTACTGGAGCGGATGCCTATGCTGCCCACATTAGGGGCTCTAAGCATCAGAAGGTAGGCTGCTTTTCACTTGAAAATTGGTATAAACTTGTAATTTTCCTTCATATTTTCAAAGTTTGCATTTGGATGGTCTCTATTGTGTGATTTTTAAGTGATATATTTACTAGTCTTGGGAGATTGTTATCTGTAATTTATCTTTTAAAGATAAGAGCATCTCTAGATGCTCCATGAGGCCATTGCTGACTTTCTGTAACTACATGAAAATAAACTCACCAGTAGGTATTTCTCCtataaaatatctttgaaaGAGAGTACAACAAAATCATATAGTAATTCTGTAAAGTTTTGGCCAATGTTTTTGTAAATTCGGTAATGTTCAGTGAATTGTTTCTTTGCTACGACATGAGTGTGAAGCATTTTACATAGATAGACTGAATCTGTGAAAAATAACCTGTactatttaaatatatgttccTAGGTCCTGAAGTTGCACACACGCCTCGGGAAGCCAATCCCATCTACAGATCCTGTGATTGTGTCACCAACATCAGCTGGGTCATCCAGTACTACCAAGACTGGCACTTCAGCTCCCTCTACCACCACCACAGCCACCAAACCAGCCAGCAAGCCTGCTCCAGTGGTCACAGCACAGCCCACCATCGCCAAGAAGGTGCTGTCCACTCCCAAAATCACTTTTGTTGGAGGTACACAACTCAAGACACTGGGGAGCAAGCCTGAAGAGGTCAAGGTGGAGCCAAAGGTGGAACCAATGGCTGCATCTTCATCACTAACAGATGATGGTAGGTTAAACTCTCAATAAAATTCTGTGAGCTGATAGGTTTCTTTCTAAGTTCCCACCATGGAATGCCCCAAGGAATACCCTATCATTAGCAACAACAAATGTGTGGAATTATAGTCTAATGTTTTCAAGTACAATATTGCTGATACGTAAGCATACATGATACATGACATCTTTCTTATTATAGTGAAATTGTCTGTATCGGACCAGTAGCTTCTCGAGTTAAAACATCAACCATATACTTTGGTAAAGAACTTATGTAATTGATGTAAAGATATCGGAGGTGCttcttaaaaaaaagaaatttctaCATGGACATTGATCCTTAGCGAAAATGCTACCTTAGTTGCTATAAATCTACTCTCAACTTGACCCTGGTTTGTCACgcattgaaatgaaatgttttccgctttacatttagtttgggaaaaaaacaaatttaattagATAGAAGTTGGTGATTCACATTGACTATAGAGATGCTTACACAATGCATGATGATAACAACTAACGGATCAGTTGGTCTGTTTTACTATGGTTTCTATGGATAGGAAACTTGGTTATTGTTTACCTTAGTAGTTTTATCTCTTACAGACAAAGAAGATGAAGATGGAGACAAACTAAACATCCTGGGAGAGAAAGACGTTGCACCTGTTGGTAAGTTTGTAGTATCCTCTTAATTATTGATGTGATATCTTAACAATGGAAGTATTTTCAATCacagaaaatataaattatggCCAAGTTGTTAaaatgtaccgacatattacttgtcgtcatattaccacaagacctcacctctgggtcatgagtttgaatcctatgtgcCTGACACTGAACAGTGGTTCGTGGATTTTTCTCTGGGTATGATGTACTACAGCATTTCTCCACATCCTGAATCTGGCATGCCcttatgaccctggctgttaataggacatcaaaataatcaaaccaaaccaaaataaTTTAGATTGACATCTCTTTGATATAATATGATATGATAGCTTGGACAATGTATTATTTGTCTTGCTATCCCCCGCAAAACAGATTGGCAggatattaaagtgaacagtcgggcaaggatagctaaagtcagtaaaaatggtgtgaatgtatccagtataatttcttatgaaatggaaaaataaaatctctcgtcaaaatctgtctgcgtacgaagaatttgatttaaagtatggaaattctaaaacgtcctcccggctcactatgtccgtggttacatttccacgcagcctcgctttcaatgctttcgacttttctttactttaatggtcagaactgggaaactaagcagaatttgaccgtcgtattaatatgtgagaacttttggaaggccaatgaacgcatttagactggttttctttgcccgactattcactttaaattggGCTCAGTCCATCACTcttttccgggctataactcaaaaatcATTCATCTCccagctccttgaaactttctatatacaacacacaagtgccctagttgtgccttttgctattgcggaccttccatGTTAGGTGTTTTTCCTGTTAGCAGGGGATAATGCCACggtttgcggctccttgttgtTGTATCACTGAGTAATGGTTTATACTGTTGAATTACAGGCCATGAGTACATAGAAGAAGTGAAGAATGAACAAGGAAAAACAATCAGCTTTAactgcaaactgtgtgaatgtAAATTCAATGACCCTAATGCTAAAGAGATGCACATGAAGGGTCGCAGGCATCGACTACAGTACAAGGTATGTGAATAGAGaaaaattttgtataaacattAATCAAGTTGAAGTTTGTTCAGTTTTGAACATGATTTATGTCAGCATAATAGTCATCTATGTTCGAAGTTTGATTCATGTCCATGAATTAGGATGGTCTGTCATAGCTTAAGATAAAAGGTTCTCTCAATAATCTAGGAGAGGAAAGTTGTGTCCTTTGGTAGCATTGTTTTGGATATGTGGCCATCTACTTTCAGTTGTTTAATAATACTACTGTTAAGCAAAGGAAATCATGACACATCAAAAACACTTCTGTGTTAATGCTAAAGGGGATATAACTCAAAaagataaatttatataaaaaaaaaatgtgaaattttttttttttttgtttgtgtgtagAAAAAAGTGGACCCTAGTCTGAATGTTGAGGTGAAGCCAAGTATTAGAGCCAGGAAGATCCAAGAAGAAAAGATAAGGCGCCAGGCGCAGAAAGAGGAATACTGGAGACGACGAGAACAGGAGCAAAGGTGGCGCGACGAGATGAGGTACAGTGTGCAGGACCTGTATACACCAGCTCGTGATCAGTCGTTttatgatacaatgatacaataTTGGGCATGATTACTGTTCATCACTGAGAAAATGTCAATACAGTAGTTATTAAGAAATTAGCACTATTAAATGTACCTCAATTTGGTTTATGAAATATGGATGTTATCATATTCTAAGCTTTATTTGCGCTTTTGTAAAATTCTGTTGCTAAACAGGCtgcattttatttaatttgcttttttaatattaaatgaaaaacaattttttgttgagaaaaaacCATAGTGACAAAgcttcaaaacaatttttttaacaatgCATTTTACTGCTACTGATTGTGTATAGTATTTCAGTATAAGTGAAAAGAAATCCAGGCTGGTTTGTGCAAGGTTTTGTGTACTGTTTTCTCCGTTTGTAGATTTAGCATGGTGTTatccacaggtgttcgtttctaatataagtagaagtataatactgggtcaaggtctataactcggccggccatataacactacccaatttcagaaaaagtatgattattaaccaaccgtataggatataataataggaatactctcaatcgacagccagataatttatctttattttggtatatgatacaatatatatcatgccgtataaatgtcactaggtatccaaaaacatcggaaaacagccagatttcaactggtcggacactgtggtgtcctccgatgaaacacgccagggctctaatgggtagctcaaaaaccactgcatgtcaacacttcagcgtcataagaatgaaagtttggtagaaaacaaacttaccggttagtaaatccctggataaataccatccatttgcctaacgtagccctttgaaatttccgattgaaaaaaattatgtctctagccgccatgtaagtatgtgtgcagtagatttgttttgtcggcgttgattggctctcgaaaattaattgaccaatc is a genomic window of Argopecten irradians isolate NY chromosome 10, Ai_NY, whole genome shotgun sequence containing:
- the LOC138332985 gene encoding zinc finger RNA-binding protein-like isoform X1: MAHFVYPAANAQPAAAYPTVQTAYVAAAPQAAYATAAPRAGQAYDSYQTAHATPQYAYTTRTQVAVTPAATYDQKAYYQPAAPSYTAAETHYQPAAAAKPVYTTGAAYSTQRAAAPKAQTQVQVSSAPSYVYPTNSTPAVTTYASNYATNTTSSNTTAYTTKASTGTNYNTIKQTVQPVVIKGYDAALYSAATSYYQQQQAAKTPTGTWQLKKQGQQVGKPKPKVPPKQPQLHYCDVCKISCAGPQTYREHLEGQKHKKKEAAMKSGNNSQPVGRGGQNQLRCELCDVTCTGADAYAAHIRGSKHQKVLKLHTRLGKPIPSTDPVIVSPTSAGSSSTTKTGTSAPSTTTTATKPASKPAPVVTAQPTIAKKVLSTPKITFVGGTQLKTLGSKPEEVKVEPKVEPMAASSSLTDDDKEDEDGDKLNILGEKDVAPVGHEYIEEVKNEQGKTISFNCKLCECKFNDPNAKEMHMKGRRHRLQYKKKVDPSLNVEVKPSIRARKIQEEKIRRQAQKEEYWRRREQEQRWRDEMRMEDELYWEERRRYEDQEYFEWQRQGGRPGMGPPRPFLHGPGGPHMFQPMRRPDSSDDRHVMAKHVAIYPNEVELQAVQNIVSLCEKSLKQVSDFLTDSINPKSMDIDKATPKKEGDGKEEEKKEDPMANRVLKGVMRVGVLAKGLLLHGDLNVHLVVLCSEKPTRTLLERVADGLPKQIAAVTEETYEVRRCVEEAAIIVTNNKEPKTTCSITLTSPVMREAQLSDGEASATVSVKDPPDVLDRQKCLDALAALRHAKWFQARANGLQSCVVVIRILRDLCQRVPTWTPLNEWAMELLVEKCVSSGGAKMSPGDALRRVFECLASGLLLPGGPGLYDPCEKDPADAAASLTPQEREDITSSAQHALRLIAFRQIHKVLGMDQLPAPKFQRQRMNPRKRRRMDSATGEGDEVGEKKDKKDEEQTMETADGKQ
- the LOC138332985 gene encoding zinc finger RNA-binding protein-like isoform X4, encoding MAHFVYPAANAQPAAAYPTVQTAYVAAAPQAAYATAAPRAGQAYDSYQTAHATPQYAYTTRTQVAVTPAATYDQKAYYQPAAPSYTAAETHYQPAAAAKPVYTTGAAYSTQRAAAPKAQTQVQVSSAPSYVYPTNSTPAVTTYASNYATNTTSSNTTAYTTKGYDAALYSAATSYYQQQQAAKTPTGTWQLKKQGQQVGKPKPKVPPKQPQLHYCDVCKISCAGPQTYREHLEGQKHKKKEAAMKSGNNSQPVGRGGQNQLRCELCDVTCTGADAYAAHIRGSKHQKVLKLHTRLGKPIPSTDPVIVSPTSAGSSSTTKTGTSAPSTTTTATKPASKPAPVVTAQPTIAKKVLSTPKITFVGGTQLKTLGSKPEEVKVEPKVEPMAASSSLTDDDKEDEDGDKLNILGEKDVAPVGHEYIEEVKNEQGKTISFNCKLCECKFNDPNAKEMHMKGRRHRLQYKKKVDPSLNVEVKPSIRARKIQEEKIRRQAQKEEYWRRREQEQRWRDEMRMEDELYWEERRRYEDQEYFEWQRQGGRPGMGPPRPFLHGPGGPHMFQPMRRPDSSDDRHVMAKHVAIYPNEVELQAVQNIVSLCEKSLKQVSDFLTDSINPKSMDIDKATPKKEGDGKEEEKKEDPMANRVLKGVMRVGVLAKGLLLHGDLNVHLVVLCSEKPTRTLLERVADGLPKQIAAVTEETYEVRRCVEEAAIIVTNNKEPKTTCSITLTSPVMREAQLSDGEASATVSVKDPPDVLDRQKCLDALAALRHAKWFQARANGLQSCVVVIRILRDLCQRVPTWTPLNEWAMELLVEKCVSSGGAKMSPGDALRRVFECLASGLLLPGGPGLYDPCEKDPADAAASLTPQEREDITSSAQHALRLIAFRQIHKVLGMDQLPAPKFQRQRMNPRKRRRMDSATGEGDEVGEKKDKKDEEQTMETADGKQ